The DNA segment ACTCCGTGAGGCGGCGCTGACGATGCTCAACGTGTGCGAGCGTGGCTTGACGCCGCTGTTTGCGATTATGATGTTCGCCGGGTATCTCACCCATTTGCGGCTGTTCCACCGCAGCGATCATCTGCCCATGCTGCTCTTGGCATTGGTGGTCGTTGCGGCCGTGTGGATTCACTTGTGGTACGCACACCAGGCGAGTAGCCGTTACGTGTTGACGATCGTGCTGTTGGCGACGCGCGGCGCTGCGATTGGAATTCTGGATTTTGGCCGGCTAGCCGAAGCGTGGTTTTCGCAGCGCTGGCCGCGGGCCAAATGGTCGGCCGCGACGGCCCTGCTCGTGCTGGCGATGCTCGTGGGCACGATCGACGCCGTGTCGAGCGACTTCAAAAGTCGCGAAGCACTGGCCGGACTGGGCAACTGGATTTACGACCGATACGGCGCATCGTCCGTTGTCGTCGGTTCGGAGAGCCAGTTGGCCGTCGTCGGCTTTTATGCACAGACCGAGGCCTTTCCGTTTCCCATGACATTGTCGGGCGACGCGCTAGCGCAATGGCTTGACGGCGTTGCGCCGGACGTCGTCGTAATTTCCAAACGTCGTCAACAGCCGGCTGATTATGAGCCGATCCTGGCCCAGCGCGAGCGTCTCGGCCTGGAGCTGATTCCGGCGGAACGTATTCCCGCCTCGACGAAAAACATGCTGGTGCTCGGCCGCATCCATCGTCCGGCCGACCTGGACCAGCAAACGACAAGCGCGCCTGTTCCACGTCGTTGACCCTCGTTCGTTTCCATCCCGCGGTGTCACTACTCAGTCATCCACCCGATGTATTTTTCGGTTCTCGCGGATAGCTCGGTGAAGATGGGCCTGGCGGTCGCCGTTGCCGCATCGCTGCTATTAACGCCCGTCGCCCGCGCCCTTGCCCGCCGCTGCAGCGTGCTGGACAATCCCGACAGCGTTCGCAAGCATCACGGTCGTCCGGTGCCGTTATGGGGCGGGATGGCGGTTTACTTGGCGCTGGTGGTGGGCTTGCTGGCGGTTCGTTTCGCATCGACGCCCAGCGCGGCATTCGACCAATTATCGACCACCGTCATCCTGGCGTGCGGACTCGTGTGTCTCGTCGGGTGCGTCGACGATAGCCGCGATTTGAACGCCCGTCTGAAGTTGCTGCTGCAAGTCGTGTCGGTGATCCCGGTCGTGCTGGCCGGTTATTCCTTCGATCGCGTCGTGGCGTTTGGCTATCCGATCGAGCTGGGGTGGCTGGGAATTCCGCTGACGGTGCTGTGGCTCGTCGGCTGTATCAATTCGCTCAACCTGCTCGATGGGCTGGATGGCCTGGCGTCGGTCGTGGGACTTTGCTCTTCGCTGATCATGGCCGTGATCGCCGTGAACACCGGGCATCCCCAGGTCGGCATCGTGGCCCTGGTGCTCGCCGGCTCGCTGGCAGGCTTTCTGGTTTACAATCTCCCGCCCGCCAGCATTTTTCTCGGTGATTCGGGCAGCATGGTCATCGGGCTGGTCGTGGGAATGATCAGCATTCAAGGGGCCCTGAAGACCAGCGCCACGCTCTCGATCGCCGTGCCGGCGGTCGTGATGAGCGTGCCGATGCTCGATACCGTGTTTGCCATCGTGCGGCGGAAATTGTCGGGCCAGGCGTTCGACGCCGCGGATCGCGGTCACATTCACCATCGCCTGCTCGAACGCGGCCTCACCAACTGGCAGGCGTTGTGCATCATTGGCGCGCTGTGCCTGACGACCGGCGCCGCAGCCACGGCTGCGACGCTTTTGAGCTTCGAATGGCTGGGCTGGATCACGGCCATTTCGCTGGTGGTCCTCCTGATTCGCACGCGCGCCTTTGGCCATCACGAAGTGGCGCTCTTCAAGCAAAAGACGGTTGCCGCGCTGGAGTACGTTTCGAGAATTGTCGCAGAACGCGCACATGGTCTTACGCCACCTCCGGTGCCCACGTGGCACTCGGCTTGGACGGACCTGGTTCACGC comes from the Pirellulales bacterium genome and includes:
- a CDS encoding MraY family glycosyltransferase, coding for MYFSVLADSSVKMGLAVAVAASLLLTPVARALARRCSVLDNPDSVRKHHGRPVPLWGGMAVYLALVVGLLAVRFASTPSAAFDQLSTTVILACGLVCLVGCVDDSRDLNARLKLLLQVVSVIPVVLAGYSFDRVVAFGYPIELGWLGIPLTVLWLVGCINSLNLLDGLDGLASVVGLCSSLIMAVIAVNTGHPQVGIVALVLAGSLAGFLVYNLPPASIFLGDSGSMVIGLVVGMISIQGALKTSATLSIAVPAVVMSVPMLDTVFAIVRRKLSGQAFDAADRGHIHHRLLERGLTNWQALCIIGALCLTTGAAATAATLLSFEWLGWITAISLVVLLIRTRAFGHHEVALFKQKTVAALEYVSRIVAERAHGLTPPPVPTWHSAWTDLVHALNERQAGGFELLFANREKQLRYSWRRTGPRVVIVGQPQVLALPLADGTFCQLQLLGLPADARNDLLPTLLSLLETLAAVGRLSGEVVPPVELGIDFHQIAVEFVGRAA